CCTTGGCTCTTACTGGGGTATATTGGATGGTAACAAATAAGAACAGGTACAACTAAAGAGTTCGTTTCCTAAGCTATAATTGGATCAGCAATGAAAAACGTCATCCACAGCATCTCGGTTAATATATCCCAACTGGCTGGCTCAACATGGACTTTCATGCTGGCAATTTTAGGTGTTTTGGTCTGGATAGTTACAGGCCCCTACTATCACTTCTCCAACACATGGCTGGTGGTCATCTCCGCTATTACGGATGTGGTGATTTTCGTGATGGTATTTTCAATTCAGAACACGCAGAACCGCGACAATAAAGCCGTTCATCTTAAGCTGAACGAATTGATCAGTGCTGATCAGAAGGCCCGCAATACCTTCATCGGTTTGGAGGAGCTGACCGACGAAGAGCTCGGAGATATAGACAACGAATTTAAGAGCGTCCTCTCTGAAGTGGGCGCGAATCACCCCCTGCATAAGCTCCATAAGAGGATATTAAACGAAAAAAACGCTCGCCTAAAGGCAGAGTAAACTTTGACAATCTGCTCTGCTAAATAGGCTTGCATTATGTGGAGTAG
This region of Candidatus Saccharimonadales bacterium genomic DNA includes:
- a CDS encoding low affinity iron permease family protein, which produces MKNVIHSISVNISQLAGSTWTFMLAILGVLVWIVTGPYYHFSNTWLVVISAITDVVIFVMVFSIQNTQNRDNKAVHLKLNELISADQKARNTFIGLEELTDEELGDIDNEFKSVLSEVGANHPLHKLHKRILNEKNARLKAE